One window of the Pseudomonas knackmussii B13 genome contains the following:
- a CDS encoding SDR family oxidoreductase, whose translation MAYDSIFKPGLFAGQTILVTGGGSGIGRCTAHELAALGAHVVLVGRKAEKLEKTAGEIVEDGGSASWHSCDIRDEEAVKALVAQVLAERGPIHHLVNNAGGQYPAPLASINLKGFEAVVRTNLVGGFLMAREVFNQSMSKHGGSIVNMLADMWGGMPGMGHSGAARAGMENFTKTAAIEWGYAGVRVNAVAPGWVASSGMDTYEGAFKAIIPTLREHVPLKRIGTESEVSAAIVFLLSPGAAFISGNTIRIDGAASQGSRAFPLAKGKPGQSRSYNGFHRAYLPDVLKDQE comes from the coding sequence ATGGCATACGACTCGATCTTCAAACCCGGCCTGTTCGCCGGCCAGACCATCCTCGTCACCGGCGGCGGCAGTGGCATCGGGCGTTGCACCGCCCATGAACTGGCGGCGCTCGGCGCGCATGTCGTGCTGGTCGGGCGCAAGGCGGAGAAGCTGGAGAAGACCGCCGGCGAGATCGTCGAGGACGGTGGCAGCGCCAGCTGGCACAGTTGCGACATCCGCGACGAGGAGGCGGTGAAGGCACTGGTCGCCCAAGTGCTCGCCGAGCGCGGGCCGATCCACCACCTGGTCAACAACGCCGGCGGCCAATATCCCGCCCCGCTCGCCTCGATCAACCTCAAGGGCTTCGAGGCGGTGGTACGCACCAACCTGGTCGGCGGCTTCCTCATGGCTCGCGAAGTTTTCAACCAGAGCATGAGCAAGCACGGCGGCAGCATCGTCAACATGCTCGCCGACATGTGGGGCGGCATGCCCGGCATGGGTCACTCCGGCGCGGCGCGTGCCGGCATGGAGAACTTCACCAAGACCGCCGCCATCGAGTGGGGCTACGCCGGCGTGCGGGTCAACGCGGTGGCACCGGGCTGGGTCGCCTCCAGCGGCATGGACACCTACGAAGGCGCCTTCAAGGCCATCATCCCGACCCTGCGCGAGCACGTTCCGCTCAAGCGCATCGGCACCGAATCGGAAGTCTCGGCGGCCATCGTCTTCCTGCTCTCCCCCGGCGCCGCCTTCATCAGCGGCAACACCATCCGCATCGATGGCGCCGCCAGCCAGGGCAGCCGCGCCTTCCCGCTGGCCAAAGGCAAACCGGGACAGAGCCGCTCCTACAACGGCTTCCACCGCGCCTATCTGCCCGATGTGCTGAAGGACCAGGAGTAA
- the atuC gene encoding geranyl-CoA carboxylase subunit beta: MPVIPSEIDSQGEDFARNREAMLAAVASFREVEQKVLDKAAEAKPKFDRRGQLLPRERLNLLLDPGAPFLELCSLAGYKLHDDKDGTQAGGGIISGIGYVAGVRCLVTASNSAIKGGTISPTGLKKTLRLQQVAMENKLPLIALTESGGANLNYAAEIFVEGARGFANQARISAAGIPQVTVVHGSSTAGGAYQPGLSDYVVVVRGKAKMFLAGPPLLKAATGEIATDEELGGAELHAQVAGTAEYLAENDADGVRLAREIMAALPWNAQLPARVAKQWDEPLYPAEELLGVVPADAKKPYDVREIIARIADGSRFLDFKNEFDSQTVCGHLHIEGQACGLIGNNGPITPQGAAKAAQFIQLCEQSNTPILFLHNTTGFMVGTESERLGVIKHGSKMIQAVANATVPKLTLVVGGSYGAGNYAMCGRGLDPRFIFAWPNSRTAVMGGTQAGKVLRIVTEEKHAKEGKEPDPKMLDMLEQMTAQKLDAQSTALYGTASLWDDGLIDPRDTRRLLGYLLDICAEAAVRPLKNNSFGVARF, encoded by the coding sequence ATGCCGGTCATCCCATCCGAAATCGACAGCCAGGGCGAAGACTTCGCCCGCAACCGCGAGGCCATGCTGGCCGCCGTGGCGAGCTTCCGCGAGGTCGAGCAGAAGGTGCTCGACAAGGCCGCCGAGGCCAAGCCCAAGTTCGACAGGCGCGGCCAGCTGCTGCCGCGCGAACGCTTGAACCTGCTGCTCGACCCCGGCGCGCCCTTCCTCGAACTCTGCTCGCTGGCCGGCTACAAGCTGCACGACGACAAGGACGGCACCCAGGCCGGCGGCGGCATCATCTCCGGCATCGGCTATGTGGCCGGCGTGCGTTGCCTGGTCACCGCCAGCAATAGCGCGATCAAGGGCGGCACCATCTCGCCGACCGGGCTGAAAAAGACCCTGCGCCTGCAGCAAGTCGCGATGGAGAACAAGCTGCCGCTGATCGCCCTCACCGAGAGCGGCGGCGCCAACCTCAACTACGCGGCGGAGATCTTCGTCGAGGGCGCGCGCGGCTTCGCCAACCAGGCACGGATTTCCGCTGCCGGCATTCCGCAGGTCACAGTGGTGCACGGCTCGTCCACGGCTGGCGGCGCCTACCAGCCGGGGCTGTCGGACTACGTGGTGGTGGTGCGCGGCAAGGCCAAGATGTTCCTCGCCGGCCCGCCGCTACTGAAGGCCGCCACGGGCGAGATCGCCACGGATGAAGAACTGGGCGGCGCCGAGCTGCACGCCCAGGTCGCCGGCACCGCCGAATACCTGGCCGAGAACGACGCCGACGGTGTGCGCCTGGCCCGCGAGATCATGGCCGCGCTGCCGTGGAATGCCCAGCTGCCGGCCCGCGTGGCCAAGCAGTGGGACGAGCCGCTGTACCCGGCCGAGGAACTGCTCGGCGTGGTCCCGGCGGACGCCAAGAAGCCCTACGACGTACGTGAAATCATCGCGCGCATCGCCGACGGCTCGCGCTTCCTCGACTTCAAGAACGAGTTCGACAGCCAGACCGTCTGCGGCCACCTGCACATCGAAGGCCAGGCCTGCGGCCTGATCGGCAACAACGGCCCGATCACCCCGCAAGGTGCAGCCAAGGCGGCGCAGTTCATCCAGCTGTGCGAGCAGAGCAACACGCCGATCCTGTTCCTGCACAACACCACCGGCTTCATGGTCGGCACCGAGTCCGAACGCCTGGGCGTGATCAAGCACGGCTCGAAGATGATCCAGGCAGTGGCCAACGCCACGGTGCCCAAGCTCACCCTCGTCGTAGGTGGGTCCTATGGCGCCGGCAACTACGCCATGTGCGGCCGCGGCCTCGACCCGCGCTTCATCTTCGCCTGGCCGAACAGCCGCACCGCGGTGATGGGCGGCACCCAGGCCGGCAAGGTGCTGCGCATCGTCACCGAGGAAAAGCACGCCAAGGAGGGCAAGGAGCCCGACCCGAAGATGCTCGACATGCTCGAACAGATGACCGCGCAGAAGCTCGACGCACAGTCCACCGCGCTCTACGGCACGGCGAGCCTGTGGGACGATGGCCTGATCGACCCGCGCGACACCCGCCGGCTGCTCGGCTACCTGCTGGACATCTGCGCGGAAGCGGCGGTACGACCGCTGAAGAACAACAGTTTCGGCGTGGCGCGCTTCTGA
- the atuD gene encoding citronellyl-CoA dehydrogenase, translating to MIFTQEHEELRRTVRNFVEKEINPYVDEWEKAGRFPIHEVFKKAGALGLLGISKPEKFGGMGLDYSYSMVAAEEFGTIHCGGVPMALGVQTDMCTPALARFGSDELREEFLRPAIAGDMVGCIGVSEVGAGSDVAGMKTTARKDGDDYIINGSKMWITNSPSADFICLLANTSDDKPHINKSLIMVPMNSKGISLSPHLDKLGMRSSETAQVFFDDVRVPQRNRIGAEGSGFMMQMLQFQEERLFGAASGIKGLEYCVNATIDYCKERKTFGQALIDNQVIHFRMAELMTEIECLRALTYQATEQYIRGKDVTRLASMAKLKVGRLAREVTDACLQYWGGQGFMWDNPVSRAYRDTRLVSIGGGADEIMLGIICKLMGTLPGKKKG from the coding sequence ATGATCTTCACCCAGGAACACGAAGAACTCCGCCGTACCGTCCGCAACTTCGTCGAGAAGGAAATCAACCCCTACGTCGACGAGTGGGAGAAGGCTGGCCGCTTCCCCATCCACGAAGTCTTCAAGAAGGCCGGCGCGCTGGGCCTGCTCGGCATCTCCAAGCCGGAAAAGTTCGGCGGCATGGGCCTGGATTACAGCTATTCGATGGTCGCCGCAGAAGAATTCGGCACCATCCACTGCGGCGGCGTGCCCATGGCCCTCGGCGTGCAGACCGACATGTGCACCCCGGCCCTGGCGCGCTTCGGTTCCGATGAGCTGCGCGAGGAATTCCTGCGCCCGGCGATTGCCGGCGACATGGTCGGCTGCATCGGCGTATCCGAGGTCGGCGCCGGCTCCGACGTGGCCGGCATGAAGACCACCGCGCGCAAGGACGGCGACGACTACATCATCAACGGCAGCAAGATGTGGATCACCAACTCGCCCTCGGCCGACTTCATCTGCCTGCTGGCCAACACCTCCGACGACAAGCCGCACATCAACAAGTCGCTGATCATGGTGCCGATGAACAGCAAGGGCATCAGCCTCAGCCCGCACCTGGACAAGCTCGGCATGCGCAGCTCGGAAACCGCCCAGGTGTTCTTCGACGACGTTCGCGTACCGCAACGCAACCGCATCGGCGCCGAAGGCTCGGGCTTCATGATGCAGATGCTGCAGTTCCAGGAGGAACGCCTGTTCGGCGCGGCCAGCGGGATCAAGGGCCTGGAGTACTGCGTCAACGCCACCATCGACTACTGCAAGGAGCGCAAGACCTTCGGCCAGGCGCTGATCGACAACCAGGTCATCCACTTCCGCATGGCCGAGCTGATGACCGAGATCGAGTGCCTGCGCGCCCTCACCTACCAGGCCACCGAGCAGTACATCCGCGGCAAGGACGTTACCCGCCTGGCCTCCATGGCCAAGCTCAAGGTCGGCCGCCTGGCCCGGGAAGTCACCGACGCCTGCCTGCAGTACTGGGGCGGCCAGGGCTTCATGTGGGACAACCCGGTGTCCCGCGCCTACCGCGACACCCGCCTGGTATCCATCGGCGGCGGCGCCGACGAAATCATGCTCGGCATCATCTGCAAGCTGATGGGCACCCTGCCGGGCAAGAAGAAAGGCTGA
- the atuE gene encoding isohexenylglutaconyl-CoA hydratase, with protein sequence MSELPNCETLLLERDGGVLHVTLNRPDSRNAMSLAMVGELRAVLAAVRDDRAVRAIVLRGAGGHFCAGGDIKDMAGARAAGTDAYAKLNRAFGSLLEEAQAQPQVLVAVLEGAVLGGGFGLACVSDIAIAADGAQFGLPETTLGILPAQIAPFVAKRVGLTQARRLALTAARFDGREALRLGLVHFSEADADALGQRLADCLEQVRRCAPGANAATKALLLATEREELGSLLDGAARQFAEAVTGSEGAEGTMAFVQKRKPNWAQ encoded by the coding sequence ATGAGCGAATTGCCGAACTGCGAAACCCTGCTGTTGGAACGCGACGGTGGCGTGCTGCACGTCACCCTGAACCGCCCGGACAGCCGCAACGCCATGAGCCTGGCGATGGTCGGCGAACTGCGCGCCGTGCTCGCTGCAGTGCGTGACGACCGCGCGGTGCGCGCCATCGTCCTGCGCGGCGCCGGCGGCCACTTCTGCGCCGGCGGCGACATCAAGGACATGGCCGGCGCCCGCGCCGCCGGGACCGATGCCTACGCGAAGCTGAACCGCGCCTTCGGCAGCCTGCTGGAAGAAGCCCAGGCGCAACCGCAGGTACTCGTCGCCGTGCTGGAAGGCGCGGTACTCGGCGGCGGATTCGGCCTGGCCTGCGTCTCGGACATCGCCATCGCCGCCGACGGCGCGCAATTCGGCCTGCCGGAAACCACGCTGGGCATCCTCCCGGCGCAGATCGCGCCCTTCGTGGCCAAGCGCGTCGGCCTGACCCAGGCCCGCCGCCTGGCCCTTACCGCCGCCCGCTTCGATGGCCGCGAGGCGCTGCGCCTGGGCCTGGTGCACTTCAGCGAGGCCGATGCCGACGCGCTCGGCCAGCGCCTGGCGGACTGCCTGGAGCAGGTCCGCCGCTGCGCACCGGGCGCCAACGCGGCGACCAAGGCGCTGCTGCTGGCGACCGAGCGGGAAGAGCTTGGCTCTTTGCTGGATGGCGCCGCACGGCAGTTCGCCGAGGCAGTGACCGGCAGCGAAGGCGCCGAAGGCACCATGGCCTTCGTGCAGAAACGCAAACCGAACTGGGCGCAGTGA
- the atuF gene encoding geranyl-CoA carboxylase subunit apha: MPSFNKILIANRGEIACRVIRTAQDLGFRTVAVYSQADTEARHVQLADEAVCIGPAPVGQSYLKAEAILEAARRTGADAVHPGYGFLSENAEFARACEAAGIVFIGPGVEAIHLMGSKRLSKLAMLEAGVPCIPGYEGAEQDDATLAREAERIGYPLMIKASAGGGGRGMRLVHESSELLAQLKTARSEALNAFGSDELILERAVIQPRHVEIQVFGDHHGNIVYLGERDCSVQRRHQKVIEEAPCPVLTPELRQAMGEAAVKAAARVNYVGAGTVEFLLDASGAFYFLEMNTRLQVEHPVTELVTGQDLVAWQIRVAEGQPLPLQQEEITLRGHAIEVRLYAEDAGNGFLPQTGEVLRWEPQLLDGVRIDHGLVEGQAVTPFYDPMLAKVIAYGATRDEARRKLVRAVEDCVLLGVKGNQRFLANLLKHPEFAAGKATTVFIGEHFAGDPSLRPQAPQPAELALAATLLYQASANARAHQGGLAGWRNAGSAPWRFVLHDGEQKHTLEMDVLEPGAQPKLLARLGEAVIALQQIAADGRWLVAEVDGIRRRIAYHQLGERVWLYGENGNLELRDVTHEPAGAQNGAGSGTVKAPMDGAIVDVLVSEGTRVSKGQLLLVLEAMKMEHPLKAGVDGVIRRVQVSKGEQVKSRQLLVEVEAEEA; encoded by the coding sequence ATGCCCAGCTTCAACAAGATCCTCATCGCCAACCGCGGCGAGATCGCCTGCCGGGTGATCCGCACCGCCCAGGACCTGGGCTTCCGCACGGTGGCGGTGTACAGCCAGGCCGACACCGAAGCGCGCCATGTGCAGCTGGCGGACGAAGCCGTCTGCATCGGCCCGGCGCCGGTCGGCCAGTCGTACCTGAAGGCCGAGGCCATCCTCGAGGCCGCGCGGCGCACCGGTGCCGACGCCGTGCACCCCGGCTACGGCTTCCTCTCGGAGAACGCCGAGTTCGCCCGCGCCTGCGAGGCGGCCGGCATCGTCTTCATCGGCCCTGGCGTGGAAGCCATCCACCTGATGGGCAGCAAGCGCCTGTCCAAGCTCGCCATGCTCGAAGCCGGCGTGCCCTGCATCCCCGGCTACGAAGGCGCCGAGCAGGACGACGCGACCCTGGCGCGCGAAGCCGAGCGCATCGGCTACCCGCTGATGATCAAGGCCAGCGCCGGCGGCGGCGGGCGCGGCATGCGCCTGGTGCACGAATCCAGCGAACTGCTCGCGCAGCTGAAGACCGCTCGCTCCGAAGCGCTGAACGCCTTCGGCAGCGACGAGCTGATCCTCGAACGAGCGGTGATCCAGCCGCGTCACGTGGAAATCCAGGTGTTCGGCGACCACCACGGCAACATCGTCTACCTCGGCGAGCGCGACTGCTCGGTGCAGCGCCGCCACCAGAAGGTCATCGAGGAAGCGCCCTGCCCCGTCCTTACTCCCGAACTGCGCCAGGCCATGGGCGAGGCGGCGGTAAAGGCCGCGGCGCGGGTCAACTACGTCGGCGCCGGCACCGTGGAGTTCCTGCTGGATGCCAGCGGCGCCTTCTACTTCCTGGAAATGAACACCCGCCTGCAGGTCGAGCACCCGGTCACCGAGCTGGTCACCGGCCAGGACCTGGTGGCCTGGCAGATCCGCGTGGCCGAAGGTCAGCCGCTGCCGCTGCAGCAGGAAGAGATCACGCTGCGCGGCCACGCCATCGAAGTGCGCCTGTACGCCGAAGACGCCGGCAACGGCTTCCTGCCGCAAACCGGCGAGGTGCTGCGCTGGGAGCCGCAACTGCTCGACGGCGTGCGCATCGACCACGGTCTGGTCGAAGGCCAGGCGGTGACGCCTTTCTACGACCCCATGCTGGCCAAGGTGATCGCCTACGGCGCCACTCGCGACGAGGCCCGACGCAAGCTGGTACGCGCGGTGGAAGACTGCGTATTGCTGGGCGTGAAGGGCAACCAGCGCTTCCTCGCCAACTTGCTCAAGCACCCCGAATTCGCCGCAGGCAAGGCGACCACCGTGTTCATCGGCGAACACTTCGCTGGCGATCCGAGCCTGCGCCCGCAAGCCCCGCAACCGGCCGAACTGGCCCTGGCCGCCACCCTGCTCTACCAGGCGTCAGCCAACGCCCGCGCGCACCAGGGCGGCCTGGCCGGCTGGCGCAACGCCGGCAGCGCGCCCTGGCGCTTCGTCCTGCACGACGGCGAGCAGAAACACACGCTGGAAATGGACGTGCTGGAACCCGGCGCACAACCGAAGCTGCTGGCCCGTCTCGGCGAGGCCGTCATCGCCCTGCAGCAGATTGCTGCCGATGGCCGCTGGCTGGTGGCTGAGGTCGATGGCATTCGCCGGCGCATCGCTTACCACCAGCTCGGCGAGCGGGTCTGGCTGTACGGCGAGAACGGCAACCTGGAACTGCGCGACGTCACCCACGAGCCAGCCGGCGCCCAGAACGGCGCGGGCTCCGGCACGGTCAAGGCGCCGATGGATGGCGCCATCGTCGACGTGCTGGTCAGCGAAGGCACGCGCGTCAGCAAGGGCCAGCTGCTGCTGGTGCTGGAAGCGATGAAGATGGAGCACCCGCTCAAGGCCGGCGTCGACGGCGTGATCCGCCGCGTCCAGGTGAGCAAGGGCGAACAGGTGAAGAGCCGCCAGCTGCTGGTGGAAGTCGAGGCCGAAGAGGCCTGA
- a CDS encoding SDR family oxidoreductase, with protein sequence MSLNAKTLFITGASRGIGREIALRAARDGANIVIAAKSAEPHPKLAGTIFSVAEEVEAAGGKALALQLDVRDENAVREAMAKAAEHFGGIDALVNNAGAIKLVGVERLEPKRFDLMYQINTRAVMVCSQAALPYLKQSQGHILSLSPPLNMASKWFAQHGPYTVTKYGMSMLTIGMHEEFKKYGISVNALWPKTMIATAAIEFELGSRDAFKRARTPAIMADAAYAILNSSGRSISGRLLIDEEILREQGQTDFEQYRFDPQGGSLVPDLFLD encoded by the coding sequence ATGTCACTGAATGCCAAGACCCTGTTCATCACCGGCGCCAGCCGCGGCATCGGCCGCGAGATCGCCCTGCGCGCCGCGCGCGATGGCGCCAACATCGTGATCGCGGCGAAGAGCGCCGAGCCGCATCCGAAGCTGGCCGGCACCATCTTCAGCGTCGCCGAGGAAGTCGAGGCCGCCGGCGGCAAGGCCCTCGCCCTGCAGCTCGACGTGCGCGACGAGAACGCCGTGCGCGAAGCCATGGCCAAGGCCGCCGAACACTTCGGTGGCATCGATGCGCTGGTCAACAACGCCGGGGCGATCAAGCTGGTCGGCGTCGAGCGCCTGGAACCCAAGCGCTTCGACCTGATGTACCAGATCAACACCCGCGCGGTGATGGTCTGCAGCCAGGCCGCGCTGCCCTACCTGAAACAGAGCCAGGGCCACATCCTCAGCCTGTCGCCGCCGCTGAACATGGCGAGCAAGTGGTTCGCCCAACACGGCCCCTACACCGTCACCAAGTACGGCATGAGCATGCTCACCATCGGCATGCACGAGGAATTCAAGAAATACGGCATCAGCGTCAACGCCCTGTGGCCGAAGACCATGATCGCCACCGCCGCCATCGAGTTCGAACTGGGCAGCCGCGACGCCTTCAAGCGCGCCCGCACCCCGGCGATCATGGCCGACGCCGCCTACGCCATCCTCAACAGCAGCGGCCGCAGCATCAGCGGACGCCTGCTGATCGACGAGGAAATCCTCCGCGAGCAGGGCCAGACCGACTTCGAGCAGTACCGTTTCGATCCGCAGGGCGGCTCGCTGGTGCCGGATCTGTTCCTCGACTGA